A genomic window from Malassezia vespertilionis chromosome 6, complete sequence includes:
- a CDS encoding uncharacterized protein (EggNog:ENOG503NVFY; BUSCO:EOG092618UZ; COG:D), which produces MDHCGRNVISTAASRGVAELKTQCNSKIEYARARAQQMQQPSYSTLAASASSIQERDKEHRVRRETNEALRASRGSVFGQKATVPIRNERLELVEALERGPHEFTPPNDDPEFALYEPNSRMRVRNRQVSHAQLQQYLECRYIVNIGTLYNLAGRTGKSLSEYQSANDRTMDGDVEVPLYGDWVLFAVMGEKSAMKYTAGRVDDTQNEASPRGSDAFARENPTKPARKFFSCKLLNLSTDVIETHRAMPGHCMLTMMLFESKETHSNADGTTRFSGGSGGAFEKLWKERDGMLLAILNPRIMKPRRNDASKNLTITPRSADSVLVLGHADAYAQCQAIRKDGSRCTAFVMKTAGNNGVCDFHLERAVTSNMRSRMEFASSTASMLGKPTSDTAKQMHGIRSRHVRPSGALGISGLDADVAPARTYVVNPSREILSVNDPRTASYNVEARYGRGRAEKEQRKRKQEADAHLGDKVQASNSKQQAKPCAAAPRRARKPGLTETRNAEEKFLAEVDQNSLAAKTLRIAQATLRGEFKPGQKNSRQRSSNDPGRALQNSDVAARLLSRHQATGDALPQARLRGKKFRSNVLDRDGPASRHVQELEEDDDNDLIII; this is translated from the exons ATGGACCACTGTGGGCGCAACGTCATATCcaccgcggcgtcgcgcggcgtcgcggaGCTGAAAACGCAATGCAATTCCAAGATTGAGTATGCaagagctcgcgcgcagcagatGCAACAGCCGTCTTACTCCACGCTGGCCGCCAGCGCATCTAGCATCCAAGAACGAGACAAGGAACATCGCGTGCGTCGAGAAAcaaacgaggcgctgcgtgcttCGCGGGGAAGCGTATTTGGACAGAAGGCTACCGTACCTATCCGTAATGAGCGGCTCGAGCTGGTTGAGGCGCTTGAACGCGGGCCGCATGAGTTTACGCCGCCCAATGACGACCCAGAGTTTGCGCTGTACGAGCCAAACTCGCGgatgcgtgtgcgcaaCCGTCAAGTATCACAcgcacagctgcagcagtACTTGGAATGTCGTTACATTGTTAATATTGGTACATTGTATAACCTCGCGGGAAGAACAGGAAAGTCGCTGAGCGAGTACCAAAGCGCAAACGACCGGACAATGGACGGAGACGTGGAAGTACCTTTGTATGGCGATTGGGTTCTTTTTGCCGTGATGGGAGAGAAGAGTGCGATGAAATACACAGCGGGCCGCGTGGACGACACACAAAACGAAGCATCGCCCCGAGGTTCGGACGCGTTTGCACGCGAGAACCCGACCAAGCCGGCGCGCAAATTCTTTAGCTGCAAGCTGCTGAATCTGAGCACGGACGTGATTGAGACGCATCGGGCAATGCCTGGGCACTGTATGCTGACAATGATGCTGTTTGAGTCGAAGGAGACGCATTCAAATGCAGATGGTACCACGCGGTTtagcggcggcagcggcggcgcatttgaGAAACTCTGGAAAGAGCGTGACGGAATGTTGCTTGCGATCCTGAATCCACGCATTATGAAGCCGCGGCGTAACGATGCATCCAAGAACCTAACCATCACACCAAGGTCTGCCGACTCTGTCCTGGTTCTCGGGCATGCGGACGCTTACGCGCAATGCCAAGCGATCCGGAAAGATGGATCGCGTTGTACGGCGTTTGTTATGAAGACCGCTGGAAATAATGGCGTGTGTGATTTTCATTTGGAACGCGCCGTCACGTCCAATATGCGATCGCGCATGGAATTCGCGTCCAG CACCGCATCAATGCTTGGCAAGCCAACAAGCGACACCGCAAAGCAAATGCACGGAATACGCTCGCGCCACGTTCGTCCAAGTGGTGCACTGGGCATCTCGGGGCTTGACGCAGATgttgcgcctgcgcgcacGTATGTGGTGAATCCCTCTCGTGAGATTTTGTCGGTAAACGACCCGCGCACAGCGAGCTACAATGTAGAAGCGCGCTACGGACGTGGCCGTGCCGAGAAGGAGCAGCGAAAGCGTAAACAAGAGGCGGacgcgcaccttggcgaCAAGGTCCAAGCAAGCAACAGCAAGCAACAGGCCAAACcttgtgctgctgcaccacggcgagcgcggaAGCCAGGCCTGACAGAGACGCGAAATGCTGAAGAGAAATTTCTCGCAGAGGTGGATCAAAACAGTCTTGCAGCCAaaacgctgcgcattgcTCAGGCGACACTACGTGGCGAGTTTAAGCCCGGTCAGAAAAATTCCAGGCAGCGGTCAAGCAATGACCcaggccgtgcgctgcaaaactCGGACGTAGCTGCACGCCTGCTTTCTCGGCATCAGGCTACAGGCGACGCCCtaccgcaagcgcggctgcgtGGGAAAAAGTTCCGGTCGAATGTGCTGGACCGTGATGGCCCCGCATCACGACATGTACAAGAGCTCGAAGAAGACGACGATAATGATCTAATTATCATATAA
- the REG1 gene encoding protein phosphatase regulator (COG:S; EggNog:ENOG503NXI0), with amino-acid sequence MLSAPEPYPTVSNSTPAPDDAQIVSKMPEICVDYLSHEWKDEDVWNSWKAMTKKKNEISNGVRLENASWRTWAKQRGRLKTISPETLNWLKESDVTWLYGPLHGPTNSVPAPKVATTAERLGIEEPSCIAGKKSILKHRTLSEVLRTPRNISPEEDIDEQFMRDAGGLSPPPALRTSLRRIELLEQESDTPNTPEKPKRHISFNHRVEQCVALEHPSGTDSYYGGAYDEYSDEDDYSDTDSYSDSATQQDSVMSGQSHHSSSSSEQRPTIAILSPTELKTPHEYLLDQAPALNSSRFTDSDDDMYADDDMRYSMVDPVSVTQDLPLDQDDYDYSASDEEYDASNHLQSVSNSACQRHPTDADTHVLGTAHYEQGADERVSGSSLRGQSSQQFLQDRPSESWSPRSTIPPHTFDETESDALVVDVENLPRYSLAEERVQHSRGLQDDSASPRSQKQRTTSLNTSTHDVPSTQALPNTLSDPTMLFVDEDEGYPSGLISSAVEIINTARDLAGTLLGTEPLGSHTWYE; translated from the exons ATGCTTTCCGCACCCGAGCCGTACCCAACCGTGTCCAACAGTACTCCAGCTccggacgatgcgcagATCGTCAGCAAGATGCCAGAGATATGTGTTGACTACCTGAGCCACGAATGGAAGGACGAGGATGTGTGGAATAGCTGGAAAGCCAtgacgaagaagaagaacGAGATATCGAATGGTGTGCGCTTGGAGAATGCCAGCTGGCGTACTTGggcaaagcagcgcggcaggcTCAAGACAATCAGCCCCGAGACGCTCAATTG GTTGAAAGAGAGTGATGTTACATGGCTGTACGGCCCTTTGCATGGGCCGACAAATTCCGTTCCTGCGCCAAAGGTGGCCACTACAGCAGAACGTCTTGGAATCGAGGAGCCATCGTGCATCGCAGGCAAGAAATCGATTCTTAAACACCGCACCTTGTCCGAAGTACTCCGCACACCACGCAACATCTCCCCTGAAGAGGACATAGACGAACAGTtcatgcgcgacgctggcggGCTCAGTCCTCCTCCAGCGCTCCGCACTTCGCTCCGACGCATCGAGTTGCTGGAACAAGAAAGCGACACACCCAACACGCCTGAAAAACCGAAGCGCCACATTAGTTTTAACcaccgcgtcgagcaatGTGTGGCGCTTGAGCATCCTAGCGGGACAGACTCGTATTACGGTGGCGCGTACGACGAGTACTCGGACGAAGATGATTATTCCGATACCGATAGCTACTCTGACTCTGCCACGCAACAGGACTCTGTCATGAGTGGGCAATCGCACCACTCTTCTAGCAGCAGCGAGCAGCGGCCCACGATTGCTATCTTGTCGCCGACCGAGCTCAAGACACCGCACGAGTATCTACTGGACCAGGCGCCTGCCCTGAATTCCAGTCGTTTTACCGACAGTGACGACGATATGTACGCAGACGACGATATGCGCTATTCGATGGTCGATCCCGTCTCTGTAACGCAGGACCTTCCTTTGGACCAAGACGACTACGATTATTCGGCATCCGACGAGGAGTACGATGCTTCCAACCATCTCCAGTCCGTATCCAACAGCGCATGCCAAAGACATCCGACAGATGCTGACACTCATGTTTTAGGTACGGCGCACTATGAACAGGGCGCAGATGAGCGGGTATCCGGCTCATCTTTGCGTGGCCAATCATCGCAGCAATTTTTGCAAGACCGGCCATCTGAATCTTGGAGTCCCCGCTCTACGATACCCCCCCATACTTTTGATGAGACAGAATCCGACGCGTTGGTCGTCGACGTGGAAAATTTGCCGCGTTATTCTCTTGCGGaggagcgcgtgcagcacagCCGGGGCTTGCAAGATGACTCAGCATCGCCTAGATCCCAGAAGCAGCGGACTACGTCGTTAAACACATCTACGCATGATGTGCCAAGCACACAGGCACTACCAAATACATTAAGTGACCCAACTATGCTGTTtgtcgacgaggacgaagGGTACCCAAGCGGCCtcatttccagcgccgtggaGATCATcaacacggcgcgcgatctCGCTGGGACGCTGCTGGGGACGGAACCGCTTGGATCACATACTTGGTACGAGTAG